From Anopheles funestus chromosome 3RL, idAnoFuneDA-416_04, whole genome shotgun sequence, a single genomic window includes:
- the LOC125767341 gene encoding RNA-binding protein 45-like isoform X1: MSDPHRAKEISEEPPMSRLFIICGKQITNEQLIKHFESDGLIEECVVITDRKTGQGKGVAYVKFSKTSSAARGLLKNGTIVEGDKRPIKVMISASYNRGKHSDTTADVNENHFLRLFAIVPSSRTEEQLKVEFGCHGTVTQIRLVADKKNDKQCAAYIKFNTFLETALAIENCNPQYKAKFCVPRKHEREPKGQPTKSDPINRKRTHSPDRMPSVRSDTKLVVICSSQLNQDRLWRLFDICPGMKYCNIITASKFMFGTVDFITLAFLFVDEINVTAAAVYSSREEAQRAVDKIHGLEYPIGERIIVQFEDEFKEEIITKDALSHFGPPKPLVSELIPCVRKAFFICIPEPVSVKLLTDAFCRFGDLIKVYFVPGKRHGYAEFASLIAANRAIQQLHGIQLGECQLKVLECAEYTGESKRNRTEH, encoded by the exons ATGTCGGATCCTCACCGAGCGAAGGAAATATCGGAAGAACCGCCAATGTCGAGGCTTTTTATTATCTGCGGCAAACAGATAACGAATGAACAGCTGATAAAACATTTCGAATCGGATGGATTGATTGAAGAGTGTGTTGTTATAACGGATCGCAAAACTGGTCAAGGAAAGGGTGTTGCTTACGTAAAGTTTTCGAAAACGTCTTCTGCTGCCCGTGGGCTGCTGAAAAATGGTACTATCGTTGAAGGTGATAAACGTCCGATTAAGGTCATGATATCTGCTAG CTACAATCGTGGTAAGCACAGTGATACAACTGCTGACGTGAAcgaaaaccattttctacGCCTATTTGCCATCGTGCCGAGCAGCCGTACGGAGGAGCAGCTGAAGGTAGAGTTTGGCTGTCACGGGACGGTAACACAGATTCGTCTAGTAGCGGATAAAAAGAATGATAAACAGTGTGCGGCGTACATTAAGTTTAACACCTTCCTAGAAACGGCACTGGCAATCGAAAACTGTAATCCCCAGTACAAGGCAAAGTTTTGCGTGCCGCGCAAACACGAACGGGAACCGAAAGGACAGCCAACAAAATCGGATCCGATCAATAGGAAGCGTACACATTCGCCTGATCGCATGCCGTCAGTCCGGAGTGACACGAAGCTAGTCGTGATCTGTAGCAGTCAGCTGAATCAGGATCGGTTGTGGCGTCTGTTTGACATATGTCCCGGGATGAAGTACTGCAACATCATTACGGCGAGTAAGTTCATGTTCGGTACCGTCGATTTCATTACTTTAGCGTTTTTATTTGTAGACGAAATAAATGTCACAGCTGCAGCAGTATATTCTAGCCGTGAAGAAGCACAACGGGCGGTGGATAAAATACACGGCTTAGAATATCCGATCGGTGAAAGGATAATCGTGCAGTTTGAAGACGAGTTTAAGGAGGAAATCATTACCAAAGATGCATTATCACACTTCGGTCCACCGAAGCCGCTCGTATCCGAATTGATACCGTGCGTAAGGAAAGCTTTCTTCATCTGCATTCCCGAACCAGTGTCCGTGAAGCTACTCACGGATGCATTTTGTCGGTTCGGTGATCTTATTAAAGTGTACTTCGTACCGGGGAAACGGCACGGTTACGCTGAATTTGCCAGCCTTATTGCCGCCAACCGTGCGATTCAGCAACTGCACGGCATACAGCTGGGTGAATGTCAGCTAAAGGTGCTAGAATGTGCCGAATACACGGGGGAAAGTAAGCGAAATAGGACGGAACATTAA
- the LOC125767358 gene encoding RNA-binding protein 45-like: MTQEQSTVPDLNSPPFSRLFVLCGKQITASALEEFFAPYGTVEQCHIVQDQTTGQSKGIGFVKFQKTSQAARALKEADGKHIEPEPKAIKVEIASSTVESKPLDCLRLKVKCPAELDSDAVKVEFSKISAVNSVQLVPDKKSPGNNVAYLTFESFLDAALAYETAKPEHKAKFAKIKPRKVSLESQPQETRGFFRPVTRRRSSALLPLTKLTVLCSSTLTQNQIWRLFDIIPGLMNCSISHDGGSISSATVTYNNTQSAKYAREKLHKFEYPIGERIVVRDGSE; the protein is encoded by the exons ATGACTCAGGAGCAGTCCACCGTACCGGACCTAAACTCGCCACCCTTCTCGCGGTTGTTCGTTCTCTGCGGTAAGCAAATTACTGCCAGTGCACTCGAGGAGTTCTTCGCCCCGTACGGCACAGTGGAACAGTGCCACATCGTACAGGACCAAACGACTGGCCAATCGAAGGGCATTGGGTTTGTGAAGTTCCAGAAAACATCCCAAGCAGCACGGGCACTGAAGGAAGCGGACGGTAAGCACATCGAGCCGGAACCGAAAGCGATCAAAGTGGAGATCGCTTCCAG CACGGTAGAATCGAAACCCTTGGACTGCCTGCGACTGAAGGTGAAATGTCCCGCCGAACTGGATAGTGATGCTGTAAAGGTCGAGTTTAGCAAGATCTCGGCCGTCAACAGTGTGCAACTGGTACCGGACAAAAAGTCACCGGGTAATAATGTGGCCTACCTAACGTTCGAATCCTTTCTCGATGCGGCACTCGCATACGAAACGGCCAAACCGGAACATAAGGCAAAGTTTGCAAAGATTAAACCGCGCAAGGTTAGCCTTGAGTCGCAGCCTCAGGAAACGAGAGGTTTCTTCCGGCCAGTTACTCGGCGCCGTTCGTCCGCTTTATTGCCGCTCACCAAGCTAACCGTATTGTGCAGTTCCACGTTAACTCAGAACCAGATTTGGCGTCTGTTTGACATTATACCGGGACTGATGAACTGCTCCATATCGCACGATGGTGGATCGATCTCTTCTGCAACCGTTACCTACAACAACACGCAGTCGGCAAAGTACGCCCGGGAGAAGCTGCACAAGTTCGAATATCCGATAGGGGAGAGAATTGTAGTAAGGGATGGAAGTGAATAA
- the LOC125767341 gene encoding RNA-binding protein 45-like isoform X2 — protein sequence MSDPHRAKEISEEPPMSRLFIICGKQITNEQLIKHFESDGLIEECVVITDRKTGQGKGVAYVKFSKTSSAARGLLKNGTIVEGDKRPIKVMISASYNRGKHSDTTADVNENHFLRLFAIVPSSRTEEQLKVEFGCHGTVTQIRLVADKKNDKQCAAYIKFNTFLETALAIENCNPQYKAKFCVPRKHEREPKGQPTKSDPINRKRTHSPDRMPSVRSDTKLVVICSSQLNQDRLWRLFDICPGMKYCNIITANEINVTAAAVYSSREEAQRAVDKIHGLEYPIGERIIVQFEDEFKEEIITKDALSHFGPPKPLVSELIPCVRKAFFICIPEPVSVKLLTDAFCRFGDLIKVYFVPGKRHGYAEFASLIAANRAIQQLHGIQLGECQLKVLECAEYTGESKRNRTEH from the exons ATGTCGGATCCTCACCGAGCGAAGGAAATATCGGAAGAACCGCCAATGTCGAGGCTTTTTATTATCTGCGGCAAACAGATAACGAATGAACAGCTGATAAAACATTTCGAATCGGATGGATTGATTGAAGAGTGTGTTGTTATAACGGATCGCAAAACTGGTCAAGGAAAGGGTGTTGCTTACGTAAAGTTTTCGAAAACGTCTTCTGCTGCCCGTGGGCTGCTGAAAAATGGTACTATCGTTGAAGGTGATAAACGTCCGATTAAGGTCATGATATCTGCTAG CTACAATCGTGGTAAGCACAGTGATACAACTGCTGACGTGAAcgaaaaccattttctacGCCTATTTGCCATCGTGCCGAGCAGCCGTACGGAGGAGCAGCTGAAGGTAGAGTTTGGCTGTCACGGGACGGTAACACAGATTCGTCTAGTAGCGGATAAAAAGAATGATAAACAGTGTGCGGCGTACATTAAGTTTAACACCTTCCTAGAAACGGCACTGGCAATCGAAAACTGTAATCCCCAGTACAAGGCAAAGTTTTGCGTGCCGCGCAAACACGAACGGGAACCGAAAGGACAGCCAACAAAATCGGATCCGATCAATAGGAAGCGTACACATTCGCCTGATCGCATGCCGTCAGTCCGGAGTGACACGAAGCTAGTCGTGATCTGTAGCAGTCAGCTGAATCAGGATCGGTTGTGGCGTCTGTTTGACATATGTCCCGGGATGAAGTACTGCAACATCATTACGGCGA ACGAAATAAATGTCACAGCTGCAGCAGTATATTCTAGCCGTGAAGAAGCACAACGGGCGGTGGATAAAATACACGGCTTAGAATATCCGATCGGTGAAAGGATAATCGTGCAGTTTGAAGACGAGTTTAAGGAGGAAATCATTACCAAAGATGCATTATCACACTTCGGTCCACCGAAGCCGCTCGTATCCGAATTGATACCGTGCGTAAGGAAAGCTTTCTTCATCTGCATTCCCGAACCAGTGTCCGTGAAGCTACTCACGGATGCATTTTGTCGGTTCGGTGATCTTATTAAAGTGTACTTCGTACCGGGGAAACGGCACGGTTACGCTGAATTTGCCAGCCTTATTGCCGCCAACCGTGCGATTCAGCAACTGCACGGCATACAGCTGGGTGAATGTCAGCTAAAGGTGCTAGAATGTGCCGAATACACGGGGGAAAGTAAGCGAAATAGGACGGAACATTAA